GACCTACGGCGGACCGTCTATTTCGAGAACGAGACAGACATCGAGGACATCGTCCGGCTCACCGAATTGATGGTCGTGATGCTGGCTCAACCCGATGCGGAGACAGCCCTGGACGGAATGCACTGCCTCATGGGGATCATCGCAGACAAGGCCCGTGATCTGCGGGGGCGCCTTGTGAACGGGAGCAGGCCATGAAGCGCCGTCGCGGATCGCAGCGAGCCCGCAACCGACAGCGGCTGGCTGCTCATGCCCGCCGTTTGAGACGGTGACGACGAGGCCCGCCGGTTCACGCTGGCGGGCCTTTCCTACGAAAGCATAGAAGCGATGGTGAGCAGAGCCATCGCGGCCAGCGCCCACATCAACATTTGATGCATCCACTGCCGGTTGCGTGTCATGGGGCACCTGCTGGGATTGCTGATCATTCGCAGTAGGCGCCGGGCTAGCTCAGCGGGATTGAGCTAGATCAATAGAAAATCAGCGCCAGGGGGCGAAGGCCACGGTTATTTGGCTCACCGGATCACCCCGTAGTTCTTGGCTGACTTGCGTCTCGGCTTGAGATCTTGAGCCGACCTCCCGCGGTTGAAGGCTCGCATGATGCCGATCGCAGCGAGCGGCTCGCTTAGCTCTTGCCGGGGGGGCGATAGTTGCTCGCTGCTTTGGAAGCCCTTTCGGCCACCTTTTTGAATTCCGCTCCGGTCCAAGCTCTTGCAGTTTTCACGTCAGATATTGTGCCTGCCGCCACCGCTGCCAACATTGCGGCGATGATGGATTCGGACTCGTTAGCCTGAGAAATGACCATGAAGTCGCTGTCGCCGGTCGTGAAGTAAAAGCTGATAAGCTCGCCACCGGCACCCTCAATCAGCTTGCGCACAGCCGGCTCTCTGTCCTCGGGTGCGCTAACCAATCCCTTGGCATAACTCTCGGTGAAGCAACCACGCGTGACCAACCTGATCATAACGCTCCTCCATTGCTTTTGAGCTTATTGCAACCGAGATTTTAGGCTCGCCTTAGGAGGGTTATTGACATGGATCAATCCGACTCGCCGAAGGTGATCTTCGGTCGGACGGTCAGGCATCACAACATCATCCCGCCGAATTGACCGATCGTGAAGCCGCCAGAGCTTGGGGTGATTAACGGTCGAACCACATGCCTAGCGGGCGACAACACTCGATTGGAAGCAATTGTCGTGCGCGCTGTTTTTGCCTTGGGCCTGTTGATGGCTCTGTGTGCCGCTGGGAATGCCGCCACGGTGCATCGCACAGTGCCATCGCGCACGCGCCAGGACGTCTTCGTTCCCCCTACTCAACTCATTGCTCCCGGTCAAGGCGTGGCGACCCCCGGCTTCGCTGTCCCGGGCTGGACCGACGAGGCCACTCGGCGATGGATGGACAACAACACGGCCTGTTCACGCTGTGGCGGATAGCCCGCCATGTTGCGACTCTTCTTGACGGCGGGCCGCCTGCCGGAGTCTGATCCGCGGCCATGGGGCGGGATCAGCACATCATCGACGAACTCGAGCGGTTCGAGCGGGGCTCTGCTTGGAGCTTGGCGGACGACAGCACGATGCATGAGGAGCGTTACGCGCTGCTCGAGTTCGCTGCGAACTATCGCGACGAAGCAAGCCGGTGCCCTCGCCGCGCCTTCCCATGGTCTTCCCAATCGGAAAATCTGGGAAGATTTGGACCTCAGAACACCATCTAAGTATTTGATTTTACTGGTCGGGGCAGCTGGATTCGAACCAACGACCTGCAGTACCCAAAACTGCCGCGCTACCAGGCTGCGCTATACCCCGAATGTCCAGCAGGCCCCGTCGATACACGCTTCAAGGGCCGCCAGCAAGGCGGCTGTGCGCCGCCGATTTTGGTCCTATTTGGCGCCGAACAGCGGATGCGCGACGCGGTCGCCGGGGCGGATGCCGTATTTCTGTGCCGTGCCGGCCGGCACCTCCAAGACCGCCCGGGCGAGACCGCGCGAGGGAATGATCTTGGTCGACAGCGGCTCGGTATTCTCGGCAATCCGCAGAATGCGACCGTCGGCTGCGATGAAGATCATGTCGAGCGAGATGTAGGTGTTCTTCATCCACATCGTCACTTCCTGCTCGGGCGAGAAGTCGAACAGCATGCCTTTGCCGTCCGCGAGCTCCTTCCGGTACATCAGGCCGGTCGTCTTCTCCTCCTCAGTCGTGGCCATCTCGACGGAGAACACCTGAACGCCGTTCCTGGTCGCGATCTCGAGCGGCTGGAAACTCGCGGCCCGCATGGGGACGGCGCAAGCGGCAAAAACGAGGATTACGGCCAACAAGCCCCGGACAAGGGACCAGGCTGCCTTGCGATCAAATTTCATGGAACGGCACTCATGCCAGCGGCGTGGGAAGGGATGCGCATCCTAACCCGGCGATCATGGCAAATGCCAGACGGCCCTACCCGGCCCGGCTGCTCACGAATCCGGGAACAGCCGGCTGGAAGACCTGGTAGCTAGTGGGACTGGAGCCCGGGCGATCCGGTCTCGGGATGGATCTCGGCGGCCATCATGCCCTTGGAGCCCGGCCCATAGCGGACCAGCACATACTGGCCCGGCCGCAACTCGGTCATGCCGAAGCGGCGCAGCGTCTCCATGTGCACGAAGATGTCAGGTGAGCCCTCACCACAGGTCAGGAAGCCGAAGCCGCGGAGCCGGTTGAACCACTTGACCTGTGCCCGCTCCAGCCCGCTGGTTGGCGTCACCGTGACATGGGTGCGCGGCGGCAGCATCTGGGCGGGGTGGATCGCGGTCGACTCGTCCATCGAGACGACGCGGAACGCCTGGTAGCCCTTGGCGCGCTGGATGCACTCGACGACGACGCGGGCCCCCTCATACGCGGTCTGGAAACCGTCGCGCCTGAGCACGGTTACGTGCAAGAGCACGTCGGGCCAGCCATTGTCGGGAACGATGAAGCCGTAGCCCTTCGAAGCGTCGAACCATTTGATGACGCCCGTGACTTCGACGAGATTAGCACTGGCTTCACCGAGCCCGGTGAAGGGATTGAGCGATGTATCGCGACCGACACCTGCGATCTCGCCTGGTGACAGCCGCCCAGGCGACGCGCCTGGCGCGGGAACCCCGACCTTCTTGGACTCGAATCCGTCCGACGACCCCATAACCCCGGACCTCACACATCAAAGGCAGACCGCCCTCAGCGACGGTGCCGAATCACGCGTCTGGACGAGAACTTCTCACCACGACGCCACACGAATCTCTCGAATCAAAAGATAACACTACCGGTTGCGGCGCATAGACAAAAAAGAGATTCGCCGGAACCTATGAACAGTCTTGCACAGCAGCGAATCAAATTCGCCGTCAGTTGCCGACGAACGGCCCCAGGGTTTCGCCGATGTCGTGGTGGATCACGAGGTCGGCGATCTCGTCCTGCTCGGTCGGCTCGCGATTGATGATCACGAGACGCGCACCGCAATTCTTTGCGATCATTGGAAAACCGGCTGCCGGCCAGACCACGAGCGAGGAGCCGATCGCGATGAACAGATCGCAATGCTGCGCAAGCTCTGTCGCACGCTGCATCGCATCTTCCGGCATCGCTTGCCCGAACGAGATCGTCGCCGTCTTCACCGGTTCGGCACACACGGTGCAGTCTGGCGCGGCACCGTCTGTGTCGAACCGCCGCTTCACCCAGTCGAGCCGATAGATCTCGCCGCAGCCGATGCAGCGCGCGTAAGTGGTATTGCCGTGCAGTTCAATCACGTGGTCGGCGGCAAACCCCGAGGCCTGGTGCAGATTGTCGATGTTCTGGGTGATGACGGCGGGAATCTTGCTGGCGCGGTAAAGCGAGGCGAGCGCGCGGTGGCCGCGTCCGGGTTTTGCGGCGGCAAAGGTCGGCTCCATCGCGAAGCGGCGGCGCCAGGATTCATCCCGCGCCTCCTGGCTCGCGACGAATTCGTCGAATGGGATCGGACGGTTACGCGTCCACAATCCGCCCGGCGAGCGGAAATCGGGGATGCCGCACTCGGTCGAAACGCCTGCGCCGGTGAACGGCACGATGGTGCGCGCCGCGGCGATCATGTCGCCGAGCCTTTCGACGCCGCTGCGAAGATCTGATGCAATCATGGGCAGCCATCCCGTTCGCGAACGTGCCTCCTATAGCACGCCCGGCCGGTCGCCATGACCTCCCTCATCGCAAATCACGCCCCGCTGCCTGTGGATCGGGCGGCCGCGGCGCCTGTCACGCAGCGACCTTCTCAGGGAGCTTTGCATTCGCGCGCTCGCTCAATTCCGCGAGCTCTTCGATGCTCAGAGAGTCCAGATCGATCTTCGCCACCTCGACCTCCTGATTTGCTCATTTGGGCTAGCGGCAGAGCGTCCAGGCGACAAGGTGGTTGACACTCTTATCCACCATGAAGCGCGACGAGGTCGGCAAGTTTTTCCGCCCATGCCTCGTCCCATTGACGCCCCATTCGAGGTCGATCAATGCATCCGTTCGAATCCGACTCAACGCGATGCGGCGGCAGCGCTTGAGGTCAGTTGGTAAGAAGGGGATGGACATGACGGAAGAAGAACAGCGTAAAGCAAGGGAGCGTGAAGAGATCGCCGCGCGCGTCGCCGCCTTTCGCGCGACTCAGGAAAAATTCAAACGCGAGCGAGAAGAATATTTTGTCTCGACGCTGGAGAACGCCCGCAAGGTCGAGCGGCCGTCGCTTTGGCCGTAAGGCCGTTTTGAATTGAACAAGCAAAAAGCCCGGAGCGCTGCTCCGGGCTTTTCGTTTCGCCGCTTGGTTTTACCAGTGACGCCAGTGATGGTGCCGGTAGTAGACCGGTCCGCCGTAATAGGCGTAAGGACCCGGTCCGTAGTAATAGCTCGGACCATAGTCATAGTAGCTCGGGCCATAATAATATGGATGGGACGCGGCGATCGCGCCCGCCGTGAGTGCGCCGGCTGCGAGACCGAACGCAAGACCCGGTCCGATGCCGCGCCCGCGCGCCTCTGCCGGTGCCGCAATCGCGGTCGCGCCGACGGTCGCAACGGCGGCCAGAACTGCCAAAGTCTTTCTCATGCGCTTTCTCCTCCATCGCTCTCGGAGGACCAACGCCTGCACCGCCCGATGGTTGCGGGCGATCGACGCCGGCGAAACCCGGGCCATTCGAAAAAAATCGAGCCAATGTGGAACAAACGGGCTCGCCGGCGCATTTGACCTGCAAGTGCAGCAGCCTCCGCCATCCGGGTCGAGGCGAAAGCACGAAGACCCCGTCAGCATCCTCCGTGGTGTTGGCGGGGTTTTCAATTTCAGGGCGAGGTGGCAGCAGAGGCGTCCCCTTGCCAATGGGGAGGGCATTTGAGGAGGTCCGTTTGCCGATTGCCGCATTGCTGGCCCGCATCCGCAGGCTCATCCCCAGACGCAAAGATGAACACTATGAGGAGATCGTCCGCAGCTTCGGCGTCGGCGCCTTGCGCCCGCCACCTACCCCAATGAGCGACGGAGAACTTGCCCGTGCGATCGCCGAGTTCCTGAAGGACTCGCCTTCAGCAAGCTCGGTCTCCAGCCTCGGGCGGCGACTGGATCCATCCTCCGGGACCTGAGCAACTTTCTCGTCACGGTCTCGGAACAAACCCGCCTCATGCACGTTGGCTATCCTCGTTCGCGCAGAGAGGCTGCGATGCCCGCGTGGCTTGAAGTCCTGCTCAACCTGGTCGGCTACGCCGGCTTCCTAGCGCTCGCCGCGCGCAGCGCCTCGCGAGCGCGCGGCCCCGGCGATGACTCACATTTGCGGCAATAGGATTCGAACGAGCGGCGGCGCACTCAGTGCGTCTGAGGCGGTTGCCCCGCCGTCCGCACCAGCCGGTCAGCCTTCACGAGCACATGCGAGCCGTCTTCCACCTGCGGACGCAGCGAGAAGCTGACCATCACGAAGGCGGCGCAGAACAGCGTGCCGACGACCGCGACACGACGAAAGGTCTGTCGGTCGGCCTGGTAGAAGGACGGCGTCGAAGGTGGTGTCATGGCCATTGTGCCTGGCTCTCTCGTTTGGCTTTGCCTGCGAGCCGACACCTATCGCAATGCGCCGCAACTGCAACGCGATCCGGCTTTTTAACCTAACCGAATAGGGTTATCTGATCTCGCGCAAGCTTTCGTTAGGCTTTGCTGCGCAGCGCTTTCCGCGCGCGCGGTCAGATGTCGGCGAGCCGCTTCAACGTCGCACGAAAGCTCAGGCTGCGGTTGCCGCCGACCAGCACGGTGCCGAACACTTCCGCCTCCTTTTCGGTGAACGTGCCGGAAAAGCCGCTGGTGACCTCATGCCCGCCGAACAGCGGCCGGACAAAGGCATCGGCAAACGGGGTATGCTGATTGGTGGCAAGCTCGCCCTTCCAGGTGCCGTTGCCGACCGTGTACGAGCCTTGCGACCAGAAATACGGCCCGCCGCCGAGCAGCACCCCATCCCGCAGCACCAGCACGCCGCTATCGCGGCCCTTCACGCCGTCGAGCATGTGGATGTGGATGGAGTAGAGCCCGTTTTTCATGGCGGGCCCGATGATACAACCTGGCGCCGACAGCGTCGAGCAGCGGCGTGAAGCGCGAGCCTGCCATGCGGCCGGTTGCACGCTCCTCCCCCTGCCCTCGCCGCGCGTTTGCTGCTATGGAACGGCCGAACCAAGCCCGCCTCAGTCAAAGACCGCCTAGGGAGAAAAAGACCATGCGTTACCTCCACACCATGCTGCGCGTGCGCAATCTCGACGTCGCGCTGAAATTCTACCAGGACGCGCTCGGCTTGAAGGAGGTGCGGCGGATCGAGAACGACAAAGGGCGCTTCACGCTCGTCTTCCTGTGCTCGGCGGACGATCTCGAAGCGCTCAAGAAGCAGCCCTCGACGCGCGGCGCGCCGCTGGTCGAGCTCACCTACAATTGGGACGAAGAGAAGTATGGCGAGGATCGCTTCTTCGGCCATCTCGCCTATGAGGTCGACGACATCTACGCGACCTGCGATCGGCTGATGAAGGCCGGCATCACCATCAACCGTCCGCCGCGCGACGGCAACATGGCCTTCGTCCGTTCGCCCGACCTGCACTCGATCGAGCTGCTCCAGAAGGGCGATCCGAAGCCGCCGCAGGAGCCGTGGCTGTCGATGCCGAACACCGGTCACTGGTAAGCAAGCACGCACGTTCCACTTGGAACGAGCCCTGCCCGGCGGCGTTCTCTCCTCAACGAGGACATATCGAGGAGGACGCGAATGGCGAGAGGGATGTTGCTGTGGTTGCTTGGCGTGCCGATCCCGGTGATCATTCTGCTGTGGCTGTTCTTCGGCCACTGACGCTTGTCACCGGTTGTCGAAAGTGCCTGAAAGCTCCGCCGCTGGCGGAGCTTTTTGCATGAGACGGCTTCGCAAGCGCTGCTCGCGCGCTGCGCGATATTCCGCTATCACCCGCCGCAATGCATGAACGCGGGAGGAGCAACATGCCGGAGCAAAAGCTGCAACTGACGGTCTGGGGTCGCGCCAACTCGGTCAACGTCCAGAAGGTGCTGTGGTGCCTGACCGAGCTCGAGCTTGCTTTCGAGCGCATCGATGCAGGCATGCAGTTCGGCCGCACCCGCGAGGCCGACTACCTCGCGATGAACCCCAATTCCCGCATCCCGACGCTGGTCGACGGCGACTACGTGCTGTGGGAATCCAATTCCATCATGCGCTATCTCTGTCTCGCCTATTGTCAGGACACGCCGATCTATCCGCAAGCCGCGAGACGACGCGCCGGCGTCGACCGCTGGCTCGACTGGACGCTCTCGACGCTCCAGCCGGCCGATCGTCCCGTGTTCTGGGGCATCGTGCGCACGCCGCCGGCCGAGCGCGACATGGTGCAGATCCAGAAGGACGCCGACGCGGCGGCCGAGGTCTGGCGCATCCTCGATCAGCAGCTCGCGACACGCCGCTTCGTGGAGGGTGACGACTTCACCATTGCCGACATCGCGCTCGGTGCCTATGCGCGGCGCCGGCTCGGCGTCGAGGGCATCACGCGTCCGACGCTTTCGAACCTGAACCGCTGGTTCGCAGAGTTCGCGAGCCGGCCCGGATTTGAGAAGCATGTCGCACCGCCGATGTCGTGAGGTTAACGCCAGCCGCGCTCGACCAGCAGCACGCAGATGACCAGCACCAGCGTGACGGCAGCGGTCGCAAGCCGCGCAGTCCAGCTCATGCCGCGGCCAACCCACCAGAGCAGCGCGCAATACATCAGGACGGGAACGATGATGTCGAGCGAGAGCCCGTTCGCCGGCATGCGCCGCTAGCGCCGGCTCGAAGCGCCAACACCGACATCGAGCGCGCCGCCGATCTTCACGCAGCTGCCGGTGCTCTCGACGCGAACGAAGCCCGGGCCGTAGGCGGCGCAGGCATTGGCGCTCCCCGTGCCCCTGAGCGGCAGCACCTTGCCGGCTTGAGGCGATCGATCCGATGTGGGCAGGCGCGCCGTCTCGGCACGGGCCGAGGAGA
This region of Bradyrhizobium sp. CCGUVB1N3 genomic DNA includes:
- a CDS encoding GYD domain-containing protein, with protein sequence MIRLVTRGCFTESYAKGLVSAPEDREPAVRKLIEGAGGELISFYFTTGDSDFMVISQANESESIIAAMLAAVAAGTISDVKTARAWTGAEFKKVAERASKAASNYRPPGKS
- a CDS encoding DUF192 domain-containing protein produces the protein MKFDRKAAWSLVRGLLAVILVFAACAVPMRAASFQPLEIATRNGVQVFSVEMATTEEEKTTGLMYRKELADGKGMLFDFSPEQEVTMWMKNTYISLDMIFIAADGRILRIAENTEPLSTKIIPSRGLARAVLEVPAGTAQKYGIRPGDRVAHPLFGAK
- a CDS encoding cold-shock protein; the encoded protein is MGSSDGFESKKVGVPAPGASPGRLSPGEIAGVGRDTSLNPFTGLGEASANLVEVTGVIKWFDASKGYGFIVPDNGWPDVLLHVTVLRRDGFQTAYEGARVVVECIQRAKGYQAFRVVSMDESTAIHPAQMLPPRTHVTVTPTSGLERAQVKWFNRLRGFGFLTCGEGSPDIFVHMETLRRFGMTELRPGQYVLVRYGPGSKGMMAAEIHPETGSPGLQSH
- a CDS encoding Sir2 family NAD-dependent protein deacetylase, whose translation is MIASDLRSGVERLGDMIAAARTIVPFTGAGVSTECGIPDFRSPGGLWTRNRPIPFDEFVASQEARDESWRRRFAMEPTFAAAKPGRGHRALASLYRASKIPAVITQNIDNLHQASGFAADHVIELHGNTTYARCIGCGEIYRLDWVKRRFDTDGAAPDCTVCAEPVKTATISFGQAMPEDAMQRATELAQHCDLFIAIGSSLVVWPAAGFPMIAKNCGARLVIINREPTEQDEIADLVIHHDIGETLGPFVGN
- a CDS encoding GrlR family regulatory protein; its protein translation is MKNGLYSIHIHMLDGVKGRDSGVLVLRDGVLLGGGPYFWSQGSYTVGNGTWKGELATNQHTPFADAFVRPLFGGHEVTSGFSGTFTEKEAEVFGTVLVGGNRSLSFRATLKRLADI
- a CDS encoding VOC family protein, translated to MRYLHTMLRVRNLDVALKFYQDALGLKEVRRIENDKGRFTLVFLCSADDLEALKKQPSTRGAPLVELTYNWDEEKYGEDRFFGHLAYEVDDIYATCDRLMKAGITINRPPRDGNMAFVRSPDLHSIELLQKGDPKPPQEPWLSMPNTGHW
- a CDS encoding glutathione S-transferase family protein; its protein translation is MPEQKLQLTVWGRANSVNVQKVLWCLTELELAFERIDAGMQFGRTREADYLAMNPNSRIPTLVDGDYVLWESNSIMRYLCLAYCQDTPIYPQAARRRAGVDRWLDWTLSTLQPADRPVFWGIVRTPPAERDMVQIQKDADAAAEVWRILDQQLATRRFVEGDDFTIADIALGAYARRRLGVEGITRPTLSNLNRWFAEFASRPGFEKHVAPPMS